The following proteins are encoded in a genomic region of Aquifex aeolicus VF5:
- a CDS encoding NADH-quinone oxidoreductase subunit J family protein produces the protein MEWLIFFILGAWLIISALGTVLAKNPIHVMLFFLSSLLAMAGLFLSLGAELLAGLQLIIYAVAIVVFYVLAITTIPWEKIKRFEGVYKTEILTASPILLVLFLVMSYMVIKGKFAEPSGVVKDNVEAVGRTLFTSYLFPFEVASVILLVAMVGAILLARKEE, from the coding sequence GTGGAGTGGTTAATCTTCTTCATCTTAGGAGCTTGGCTTATAATTTCTGCCTTGGGGACGGTTCTGGCTAAAAATCCCATTCACGTTATGCTCTTCTTCCTTTCCTCCTTACTCGCTATGGCGGGTCTTTTCCTGAGCCTCGGGGCGGAACTCCTCGCGGGTCTTCAGCTCATAATCTACGCGGTTGCCATAGTGGTGTTCTACGTCCTTGCCATAACCACGATACCTTGGGAAAAGATAAAGCGCTTTGAGGGTGTTTACAAAACGGAAATTCTCACTGCATCCCCTATACTGCTTGTGCTCTTCCTCGTTATGAGTTACATGGTTATTAAGGGGAAGTTTGCTGAGCCTTCGGGTGTAGTAAAGGACAACGTGGAGGCTGTGGGAAGGACCTTATTTACTTCTTACCTCTTTCCCTTTGAGGTAGCTTCGGTAATACTTCTGGTTGCAATGGTGGGTGCAATCCTTCTTGCCAGAAAAGAAGAGTGA
- the nuoD gene encoding NADH dehydrogenase (quinone) subunit D — translation MKWVNKGTVERVKQEFKDEVKYYETKHTKGFEVSHDFLKPLLKFLKERERFLHFVDMTCIDFPEHPNRFQGVYILYNPEENERVIVKSWAKDGKLPTVEDLWPGAKWAEREAYDMFGVVFEGHENLRRMFMWEGYEHYPLRKDFPLQGIPEVELPSLTEVLHGRTDPPSHDFELVHTKLPTLEDLERTEKARLKKKAELVLNWGPLHPGTHGTIWFLFDLEGEKVVQSDVILGQLHRGMEKLAENLHYFQFIPYTDRMDYISAICNELAYVETVERLLGVEVPEKARYIRTMFAELQRINSHLLWLGTGALDLGALTVFLYAFREREKIMDIIEGNAGYRLTSCFLRIGGVHYDLAEGTLDVVKHFIKDFPNRLKEYHTLLTRNRIWLRRTKDVGVITREDVHNYGLSGPVARGSGVPYDLRKLQPYAAYDEVEFDIPVGEVGDVYDRYLVRMEEMAQSVRIIEQCVQKLEKLPKDAPYLNKEHPAVIPPKEDVFHDLESMVKSFRVVVHGEDAPPGEVYFAGENPRGELGFFIYSKGGGKPYRTRIRSGALYNLSIFPKLIQGRTIADAIALLGSLDPVVGETDR, via the coding sequence ATGAAATGGGTCAATAAGGGAACCGTTGAGAGGGTAAAGCAGGAATTTAAGGACGAAGTAAAGTACTACGAGACAAAACACACTAAAGGTTTTGAAGTCTCTCACGATTTTCTCAAGCCATTACTTAAGTTCCTGAAAGAAAGGGAGAGGTTCCTTCACTTCGTTGATATGACCTGTATAGACTTTCCCGAACATCCAAACAGGTTTCAGGGAGTTTACATACTCTATAACCCTGAGGAAAACGAAAGGGTAATAGTAAAGAGCTGGGCAAAAGATGGGAAACTCCCGACAGTTGAAGATCTGTGGCCCGGTGCAAAGTGGGCCGAGCGTGAAGCTTACGACATGTTCGGGGTGGTGTTCGAGGGGCACGAAAACCTCAGACGGATGTTCATGTGGGAAGGCTATGAGCACTACCCCCTAAGGAAAGACTTTCCCCTTCAGGGAATACCTGAAGTAGAACTTCCCTCCCTGACGGAAGTGCTTCACGGGAGAACGGACCCGCCCTCTCACGACTTTGAACTCGTTCATACAAAGCTTCCCACCTTAGAGGACCTTGAAAGAACGGAAAAGGCGAGACTCAAGAAGAAGGCAGAACTCGTTCTCAACTGGGGACCACTTCATCCCGGAACCCACGGAACAATATGGTTTTTATTTGACCTTGAGGGTGAAAAGGTTGTTCAGAGTGACGTAATTCTCGGACAGCTACACAGGGGAATGGAAAAGCTTGCGGAAAACTTGCACTACTTCCAGTTCATTCCCTACACGGACCGTATGGACTACATATCCGCTATATGTAACGAGCTCGCTTACGTGGAGACCGTGGAAAGACTCCTGGGTGTAGAGGTTCCCGAGAAGGCGAGATACATAAGGACGATGTTTGCGGAACTCCAGAGGATTAACTCCCACCTCCTCTGGCTCGGAACCGGAGCTCTGGACCTCGGAGCACTCACGGTATTCCTTTACGCTTTCAGGGAAAGGGAAAAGATAATGGACATAATTGAGGGAAATGCGGGTTACAGACTCACGAGCTGCTTCTTAAGGATAGGAGGGGTTCACTACGACCTCGCGGAAGGCACTCTGGACGTAGTAAAGCACTTTATAAAAGACTTTCCCAACAGACTAAAGGAGTATCACACTCTCCTTACGAGGAACAGGATATGGTTAAGGAGAACTAAGGATGTTGGCGTAATAACGAGGGAAGACGTTCACAATTATGGGCTTTCCGGGCCCGTTGCAAGAGGCTCGGGTGTTCCCTACGACCTGAGAAAACTCCAGCCGTACGCCGCTTACGACGAGGTTGAGTTTGATATACCGGTTGGAGAAGTAGGGGACGTTTACGACAGGTACCTTGTGAGAATGGAAGAAATGGCCCAAAGTGTGAGGATAATTGAGCAGTGTGTTCAGAAGCTTGAAAAACTTCCCAAAGACGCTCCATACCTAAACAAGGAACACCCTGCGGTAATTCCGCCCAAAGAAGACGTATTCCACGACCTTGAGAGCATGGTAAAGTCCTTTAGAGTTGTTGTTCACGGTGAAGATGCACCGCCCGGAGAGGTTTACTTTGCCGGTGAAAACCCCAGAGGAGAGCTGGGCTTCTTCATCTACTCAAAAGGTGGCGGGAAACCTTACAGAACACGTATACGTTCGGGAGCTCTTTACAACTTATCTATATTCCCGAAACTCATACAAGGAAGGACGATTGCGGATGCCATAGCACTTCTCGGAAGTCTTGATCCGGTTGTTGGTGAGACGGATAGGTAA
- a CDS encoding NADH-quinone oxidoreductase subunit N, which yields MNWNAILPEAILAIGILTVFILELFLERKHYKFLSVLAFIFVVLSGYSIFFVNYPAKLFFDGFSVDALNLIGKLFILAVTGFVLLSSYDYFSKKNSQYGELPYLYLIATLGLMVMISSDNLAIIFTGLELASITMYILVGLFRREYLSKEGAFKYLVIGTTGTSMYALGSALVYASSGSMVLSPVKEENTLFALGVILIISALALKVSAVPFHFWTPDAYEGAPTPTTAYLSTVPKIGMYFLFVKLTMYLFSAFPDWKYVVMLLAVLSMFYGNIVAYAQKSVKRLLAYSSIAHAGYFLTALTAVDKHLFSALLFYVFVYALATVGAFTVLAILEKKEGWTHHFLDFKGLKEENPVLASMLALFLFALIGIPPAAVFLGKLGIFFGLVKTDMFALGILFAIASLISAGYYLKVIVYMFLYSGEVRHGQTTVSAGEAFTVLGTAFLVIFFGLFPHVVLDFILRALS from the coding sequence TTGAACTGGAACGCTATACTTCCCGAAGCCATACTCGCAATAGGAATTCTCACGGTTTTCATACTTGAGCTATTCCTTGAAAGGAAGCATTACAAGTTCTTGAGTGTCCTTGCTTTTATATTCGTTGTCCTTTCAGGGTATTCAATATTCTTCGTAAATTATCCTGCAAAACTCTTTTTTGACGGCTTTTCCGTAGATGCTCTTAACTTAATCGGCAAGCTTTTCATTTTGGCAGTCACCGGGTTTGTACTCCTTTCTTCCTACGACTACTTCTCCAAGAAGAACTCCCAGTATGGAGAACTCCCATACCTCTACCTGATAGCAACACTCGGTTTAATGGTTATGATTTCCTCCGACAACCTTGCGATAATCTTCACGGGACTGGAACTCGCCTCCATCACCATGTACATACTCGTGGGTTTGTTCAGAAGGGAGTATCTCTCAAAGGAAGGAGCTTTTAAGTACTTGGTAATAGGAACTACTGGAACGTCCATGTACGCACTCGGTTCAGCACTCGTTTACGCCTCAAGCGGTTCTATGGTTCTGAGTCCCGTAAAAGAAGAGAACACTTTATTTGCCTTAGGTGTGATACTGATAATTTCCGCCCTTGCTCTGAAGGTTTCCGCTGTTCCCTTCCACTTCTGGACGCCTGACGCTTACGAGGGAGCACCTACGCCCACTACAGCTTACCTTTCAACTGTTCCCAAAATCGGTATGTACTTCCTCTTTGTCAAACTCACCATGTACCTCTTTTCCGCGTTCCCCGATTGGAAGTACGTGGTTATGCTTCTCGCTGTACTTTCCATGTTCTACGGAAATATAGTCGCTTACGCTCAGAAGTCCGTAAAGAGACTGCTCGCCTACTCCTCAATAGCACACGCAGGATACTTCCTTACCGCTTTAACCGCTGTGGATAAACACCTCTTTTCCGCACTTCTCTTTTACGTGTTCGTTTACGCTCTTGCAACCGTCGGAGCGTTTACGGTTCTCGCTATCCTTGAGAAAAAGGAAGGCTGGACACATCACTTCTTAGATTTCAAAGGATTAAAAGAGGAAAACCCTGTTCTCGCTTCTATGCTAGCACTCTTCCTCTTTGCCTTGATAGGTATCCCTCCCGCTGCTGTATTTCTGGGTAAGCTCGGTATATTCTTCGGGCTAGTTAAAACCGATATGTTCGCCCTTGGTATCCTCTTTGCCATAGCGAGTTTAATTTCCGCAGGGTATTACCTAAAGGTTATCGTTTACATGTTCCTCTACTCGGGAGAAGTAAGACACGGTCAGACTACGGTTTCCGCTGGAGAGGCTTTCACGGTTCTCGGTACGGCTTTCCTCGTTATATTCTTTGGTCTATTTCCCCATGTGGTTCTTGACTTTATCCTGCGTGCCCTCTCTTAA
- the nuoL gene encoding NADH-quinone oxidoreductase subunit L, with protein MVELGVIFTPLIAFLIILLFGRKIGDLGSGIIASVGAGLTTLFSLVVALKAIHSPVHVKLYDFLPIGNYTLSLGFYFDSLSSLMALVVTFVATLIFVYSIGYMRDEFGKWVFKFYAYLSLFLFAMLLIVLSDNLLGIFFGWEGVGLASYLLIGYYHEQKKATKASFEAFVMNRIGDWLFIFGIIYSFYLFKTLEITQIFPKVEEVDKYALGVATMLLFGGAVGKSGQFPLHTWLPNAMAGPTPVSALLHAATMVAAGVYMVARLYPMFEATPQTLKLIVLIGAITMTMAALAGAVHNDIKKIIAFSTMSQLGYMFVALGVGDKGGAMFHLTTHAFFKALLFLAAGAVITAFHHHLYDIFKMGGLKKYMPVTYVAFMIGALSLAGVFPFSGFWSKDRIVASMYEWSGVLGVLGTIVAFITAYYAFREGFLVFHGRERWREIYDKDVHEVEGVMTVPMGLLGFLTVLTGLFGLWLEHWYVGLIGGEEKGIHLSVALVSLGVAIAGIWLPWPVYVKKVIDYNKAYESLKFIHTTFKEQFFTEKLYHNVVAGGYLTYSRSLYSTVERLFIDGIVNATYPIVELLGSVLKFFQNGRLSWYVMGLATGLTIIVLILFAITIRGGL; from the coding sequence ATGGTGGAGTTGGGGGTTATCTTCACACCACTGATAGCATTTTTAATAATATTGCTCTTCGGAAGAAAGATAGGAGATTTAGGAAGCGGGATAATAGCGTCAGTAGGAGCAGGACTTACAACTCTTTTCTCCTTGGTAGTCGCCCTCAAAGCCATTCACTCTCCCGTTCACGTCAAACTCTATGACTTCCTCCCAATTGGCAATTACACACTCTCCCTCGGATTTTACTTTGACTCACTCTCTTCCTTGATGGCACTTGTCGTCACATTCGTTGCCACTCTCATATTCGTCTACTCAATCGGCTACATGCGTGACGAGTTCGGCAAATGGGTCTTCAAGTTCTACGCTTACCTATCACTCTTCCTCTTCGCTATGCTCCTTATCGTGCTCTCGGACAACCTCCTCGGAATCTTCTTCGGCTGGGAAGGTGTGGGACTTGCTTCATACCTCCTTATCGGATACTACCACGAACAAAAAAAAGCTACAAAAGCTTCCTTTGAAGCCTTCGTTATGAACAGAATAGGTGACTGGCTCTTTATCTTCGGTATCATCTACTCCTTTTATCTCTTCAAAACCTTAGAAATCACTCAAATATTCCCCAAAGTTGAAGAAGTAGACAAGTACGCTCTTGGCGTTGCCACAATGCTCCTCTTTGGAGGAGCAGTCGGAAAGTCGGGACAATTTCCGCTTCATACGTGGCTACCAAACGCAATGGCAGGTCCCACTCCAGTTTCTGCACTCCTTCACGCAGCCACGATGGTAGCAGCTGGTGTCTACATGGTAGCAAGACTCTATCCCATGTTTGAAGCAACACCTCAAACGCTAAAACTCATAGTGCTTATCGGAGCGATAACCATGACAATGGCAGCACTCGCAGGTGCTGTTCACAACGACATAAAGAAGATAATCGCATTTTCAACGATGAGTCAGCTCGGATACATGTTTGTTGCTCTGGGAGTGGGGGACAAGGGCGGAGCGATGTTCCACCTCACCACTCACGCTTTCTTCAAAGCCCTCCTGTTTTTAGCGGCTGGTGCTGTAATAACAGCGTTCCACCACCACCTTTACGACATCTTCAAGATGGGAGGGCTAAAGAAGTACATGCCTGTGACTTATGTGGCGTTTATGATAGGGGCACTTAGTTTGGCAGGAGTGTTTCCCTTCAGTGGTTTCTGGAGTAAAGACAGGATAGTGGCGAGCATGTACGAGTGGAGCGGAGTGCTTGGAGTTCTTGGAACGATAGTGGCGTTTATAACTGCATATTACGCGTTCAGGGAAGGATTTTTGGTGTTTCACGGAAGAGAGAGATGGAGGGAGATATACGATAAAGACGTTCATGAAGTAGAGGGAGTGATGACGGTACCTATGGGGCTATTAGGATTTTTGACCGTTCTCACAGGGCTATTTGGTCTTTGGCTAGAGCACTGGTATGTAGGCTTGATAGGAGGGGAGGAGAAGGGGATACACCTGAGTGTTGCGCTAGTGTCGCTCGGAGTGGCAATAGCTGGGATATGGCTTCCGTGGCCGGTATATGTGAAGAAGGTGATAGATTACAACAAAGCGTATGAATCTTTGAAGTTTATACACACGACTTTCAAGGAGCAATTCTTTACTGAAAAGCTCTACCACAACGTTGTTGCGGGTGGGTACCTTACTTACTCAAGGAGTCTGTATTCCACCGTTGAAAGGCTTTTTATAGACGGTATTGTGAACGCTACGTATCCGATTGTGGAACTCCTGGGAAGTGTGCTAAAGTTCTTCCAGAACGGAAGGCTCAGCTGGTACGTGATGGGTCTTGCCACGGGATTGACTATAATTGTCCTTATACTTTTTGCAATAACGATTAGAGGAGGGCTGTAA
- the nuoH gene encoding NADH-quinone oxidoreductase subunit NuoH codes for MEAIAYSLAFTFLKIVIVFSLALGIGAYLTWFERKLAGHIQNRLGPTVVGKFGILQPLADALKLATKEVIIPRGADKPVYYAAVVMALVPSILLLTIIPFGPGFRVGNTYIEPIIADVNIALLLAFAFGSLSVYGTIFSGWASNSKYAFIGSLRKAAVVIAYEVVLGFSVLGVILLAGTLSTVGIVEAQIQKGVWFIFYQPVAFILYLFCMLAESGRVPFDIQEAEAELVTGYNVEYGGMKFGAFPLAEWYVNVIALSAIAVVLFFGGWDGPHIFGPLSPYFWFVFKTFALVFFTLWLHWTLPRFQAKDITEIAWKILLPIAILNVIITAVVVYAF; via the coding sequence ATGGAAGCGATAGCTTACTCTTTAGCCTTTACCTTCTTGAAGATAGTTATAGTCTTTTCCCTGGCTCTCGGTATAGGGGCTTACCTCACGTGGTTTGAAAGAAAGCTCGCAGGGCACATTCAAAACAGGTTAGGACCAACGGTGGTAGGTAAGTTCGGGATACTCCAACCTCTTGCGGACGCCCTAAAGCTCGCAACCAAAGAAGTTATCATCCCTAGAGGAGCGGACAAGCCCGTATACTACGCAGCTGTAGTGATGGCTTTAGTTCCGTCCATACTTCTGCTTACGATAATTCCCTTTGGACCGGGTTTTAGAGTGGGGAATACCTACATAGAGCCCATAATTGCGGACGTGAACATAGCATTACTCCTTGCCTTTGCCTTTGGTTCACTATCGGTTTACGGAACAATATTCTCGGGATGGGCTTCAAACTCCAAGTACGCCTTTATAGGTTCACTTAGAAAAGCCGCGGTAGTTATAGCGTACGAAGTAGTTCTCGGTTTTTCCGTTTTGGGTGTTATTCTTCTTGCGGGTACGCTCAGCACGGTCGGGATAGTTGAAGCTCAGATACAGAAGGGAGTCTGGTTCATCTTTTACCAGCCTGTGGCTTTTATCCTGTACCTTTTCTGTATGCTTGCTGAAAGCGGAAGGGTTCCCTTTGACATTCAGGAGGCGGAAGCGGAGCTGGTTACGGGTTACAACGTTGAGTACGGCGGTATGAAGTTCGGAGCTTTTCCTCTCGCAGAGTGGTACGTAAACGTAATAGCCCTTTCCGCAATAGCTGTAGTTCTCTTCTTCGGCGGATGGGATGGACCTCACATCTTCGGGCCACTTTCTCCGTACTTCTGGTTCGTGTTCAAGACATTTGCACTGGTTTTCTTTACTCTATGGCTACACTGGACCTTGCCCAGATTTCAGGCAAAGGACATTACGGAAATTGCCTGGAAGATACTCCTTCCCATAGCGATACTTAACGTGATAATTACTGCGGTTGTGGTTTATGCATTTTAG
- the nuoB gene encoding NADH-quinone oxidoreductase subunit NuoB has protein sequence MVAINSNGFVTTTVEELLRWGRRNSLWPVTIGLACCAIEMMHTAASRFDLDRLGVIFRASPRQADVLIVAGTVVNKVAPMLKLIWDQMPDPKWCISMGGCASAGGPFPTYSTLQGVDRIIPVDVYIPGCPPTPQGLIYGILQLQRKIKEQGITKYDKLFADFNREIEKEGIFVPRELKV, from the coding sequence ATGGTTGCAATAAATTCTAACGGTTTTGTAACAACTACCGTAGAAGAACTCCTCAGATGGGGAAGGAGGAATTCCCTCTGGCCCGTTACGATAGGGCTCGCTTGCTGTGCTATAGAGATGATGCACACCGCGGCTTCAAGGTTTGACCTTGACAGACTGGGAGTGATATTCAGGGCTTCTCCGAGACAGGCTGACGTTCTCATAGTTGCGGGAACTGTTGTGAACAAGGTAGCACCAATGCTGAAACTCATATGGGATCAAATGCCGGATCCCAAGTGGTGTATATCCATGGGCGGATGTGCGTCCGCGGGAGGACCTTTCCCGACTTATTCCACACTTCAGGGGGTTGACAGGATAATACCCGTTGACGTTTACATACCCGGATGCCCTCCCACACCCCAGGGACTCATATACGGAATACTCCAACTCCAGAGAAAGATCAAAGAGCAAGGAATAACAAAGTACGATAAACTCTTCGCAGACTTCAACAGGGAAATAGAGAAGGAAGGTATTTTCGTTCCCAGAGAACTAAAGGTGTGA
- the ispD gene encoding 2-C-methyl-D-erythritol 4-phosphate cytidylyltransferase, with the protein MYTAIILAAGRGSRIGFRKQFATLCGKPLFMHSLEKVLDIFEEVILVLPEDFLDKVKVHPKVKKVAGGPERQDSVFNALLQATGDIVVIHDSARPLATKKMFLEVAQLGDYHGKVVASPARDTLKEVVEGKVIKTLNRSLIWHAQTPQAFRRDILLECHMRAKAEGFVGTDDASLLERYGYSVGVVEGSYWNVKITYPEDLEMVKKIMGCEED; encoded by the coding sequence ATGTACACGGCAATAATCCTCGCTGCTGGTAGAGGTAGCAGAATAGGTTTCAGGAAACAGTTTGCAACCCTTTGCGGAAAGCCTCTATTTATGCACTCCCTTGAGAAAGTTCTGGACATATTTGAAGAAGTAATACTCGTTCTCCCAGAGGATTTCTTAGATAAAGTTAAAGTTCACCCGAAAGTGAAGAAAGTAGCGGGAGGACCAGAAAGACAGGACTCTGTATTTAACGCATTGTTACAGGCCACAGGAGACATCGTAGTAATACACGACTCCGCAAGACCACTCGCTACAAAAAAGATGTTTTTAGAAGTAGCCCAGCTCGGGGATTACCACGGGAAAGTGGTGGCTTCTCCTGCAAGGGATACTTTAAAGGAAGTAGTAGAAGGTAAGGTGATAAAAACTTTAAATCGCTCTTTAATCTGGCACGCCCAGACACCCCAGGCCTTCAGGAGGGATATTCTCCTCGAGTGTCACATGAGGGCAAAGGCAGAGGGTTTCGTCGGAACGGACGACGCAAGCCTGCTGGAACGCTACGGCTACAGCGTGGGAGTTGTTGAAGGAAGCTACTGGAATGTCAAGATAACTTATCCTGAGGATTTAGAAATGGTGAAAAAGATAATGGGATGCGAAGAGGATTAA
- a CDS encoding NuoI/complex I 23 kDa subunit family protein: MGVKKLSRKDYLNILESILFIDFLKGLSVTLKNLLRRPITTEYPKEKLTPPKRFRGAHGHYVWDGTEPDSLKAIEKFMSYEKAKSRCVACYMCQTACPMPTLFRIEAVQLPNGKKKVVRFDMNLLNCLFCGLCVDACPVGCLTMTDIFELANYSRRNEVLRMEDLEKFAIDFKQRRGNEPDRIWPNDEEREKLWGKIEWSG, encoded by the coding sequence ATGGGTGTGAAGAAGTTAAGCAGGAAGGATTACTTGAACATACTAGAAAGCATACTTTTTATAGACTTCCTTAAGGGACTTTCCGTAACGCTGAAAAACCTCTTGAGGAGACCAATTACTACGGAATACCCGAAAGAAAAACTCACTCCTCCCAAGCGTTTCAGGGGAGCTCACGGGCACTATGTGTGGGACGGAACCGAACCTGACTCACTCAAAGCTATAGAAAAGTTCATGTCTTATGAAAAGGCAAAGAGCAGGTGTGTTGCCTGCTACATGTGTCAGACAGCCTGTCCCATGCCAACTCTTTTCAGAATAGAAGCGGTGCAGCTTCCTAATGGGAAGAAAAAGGTCGTAAGGTTTGACATGAACCTCCTTAACTGTCTCTTCTGTGGGCTCTGCGTTGACGCGTGTCCCGTGGGATGTCTTACGATGACGGATATCTTTGAACTCGCAAATTACTCAAGGAGAAATGAAGTCCTTCGCATGGAGGACCTTGAGAAGTTCGCCATAGACTTCAAGCAAAGAAGGGGCAACGAGCCCGACAGAATTTGGCCAAATGATGAAGAAAGGGAAAAACTGTGGGGGAAGATAGAGTGGAGTGGTTAA
- a CDS encoding complex I subunit 4 family protein, translating into METLLNVAIFLPLVGALLVAVIRNEIFAKVASILIGAVVALISLVLFVNFDFSKKGFQFETYVPWIKTLGIGYHVGVDGMAISLILMTSILFLAAYIWSWKIEDRPSLYFALFLALETACIGVFAALDLFLFYLFWEGMLIPMYFIIGFWGHDRKVYAANKFFLYTFFGSLFLLLGIASILVYGYFETGKISFDYFFHLGLDYPLWLELIAFLLFGIGFAVKIPMWPFHTWLPDAHVEAPTAGSVILAGVLLKMGTYGFVRFSLPFFPEASKYYIPLIFTLSVVAVIYAAMMAIAQTHMKRLIAYSSISHMGLVTLGTFAMNSDALNGAIYLMIAHGLSSAALFLGAGFIYDRIHSYHMDDLGGLARYIPYFTFAFFLAVLAGIAFPGFASFVSEFLILLGIFEKFPVWAFVAGIGMVLGAAYSLYMFRKVMLEEESIPEERVEKWKKLKDLELHHAIPFALIIGMALVMGIYPYPFVKIVEHTSKLVFGG; encoded by the coding sequence ATGGAAACTCTCTTAAACGTTGCCATATTCCTTCCATTGGTGGGGGCACTGCTTGTCGCCGTAATAAGAAACGAAATTTTTGCCAAAGTTGCTTCCATACTCATAGGTGCCGTTGTAGCGCTAATATCCCTGGTCCTCTTCGTTAACTTTGATTTCAGTAAAAAAGGGTTTCAGTTTGAAACATACGTTCCGTGGATAAAGACCTTAGGCATAGGCTACCACGTAGGCGTTGACGGAATGGCGATAAGCCTTATCCTCATGACTTCCATCCTCTTTCTCGCCGCATATATATGGTCCTGGAAGATAGAAGACAGACCTTCCCTCTACTTTGCCCTCTTCCTGGCACTGGAAACCGCCTGTATAGGTGTTTTCGCAGCACTGGACTTATTTCTCTTTTACCTGTTCTGGGAAGGAATGCTCATTCCTATGTACTTCATAATCGGTTTCTGGGGACACGACAGGAAGGTTTACGCGGCTAATAAGTTCTTCCTTTACACCTTCTTCGGTTCTCTGTTTCTTCTCCTCGGTATTGCTTCTATACTCGTTTATGGATACTTTGAAACGGGTAAGATTTCCTTTGATTACTTTTTCCACCTCGGACTTGATTACCCCCTTTGGCTTGAGCTTATAGCTTTCCTGTTATTCGGTATTGGTTTTGCGGTAAAGATACCCATGTGGCCCTTCCATACATGGCTTCCGGACGCTCACGTTGAAGCTCCTACCGCAGGTTCCGTAATACTTGCAGGTGTTCTCCTTAAGATGGGAACTTACGGTTTTGTAAGATTTTCCCTGCCCTTCTTCCCAGAAGCCTCTAAGTACTATATACCCCTTATATTCACACTCAGCGTAGTTGCAGTTATATACGCTGCCATGATGGCTATAGCTCAAACACACATGAAGAGACTCATTGCTTACTCTTCAATATCTCACATGGGACTCGTTACACTCGGAACCTTTGCTATGAACAGCGATGCCTTGAACGGTGCGATTTACCTCATGATAGCTCACGGGCTTTCTTCCGCGGCTCTCTTCCTAGGAGCTGGCTTTATATACGACAGGATACACTCTTACCACATGGATGACCTGGGCGGTCTTGCGAGATACATACCTTACTTTACCTTTGCCTTCTTTCTTGCGGTTCTTGCCGGTATAGCGTTCCCCGGATTTGCGAGCTTCGTTTCTGAATTCCTTATACTCCTAGGCATATTTGAAAAGTTCCCCGTATGGGCTTTTGTTGCAGGTATAGGTATGGTTCTGGGAGCGGCATACTCGCTATACATGTTCAGAAAGGTAATGCTGGAAGAGGAGAGTATTCCCGAGGAAAGAGTAGAAAAGTGGAAGAAGTTGAAAGACTTGGAACTCCACCACGCTATTCCCTTTGCACTGATAATTGGCATGGCTCTCGTTATGGGAATATACCCTTATCCCTTTGTGAAGATAGTGGAACACACTTCTAAACTCGTGTTCGGAGGTTGA
- the nuoK gene encoding NADH-quinone oxidoreductase subunit NuoK has product MDIIKAYIILSIALFLIGLLGVIVRKNLITVLVSTELMLNGINLALVAADKVLGRVDGQIFAFFVLTVAAAEVAVGLGLIVAIFRLKGYEASHEISQLRD; this is encoded by the coding sequence ATGGATATAATCAAGGCTTATATCATCCTAAGTATTGCTTTATTCCTCATAGGACTTCTTGGTGTTATAGTTAGGAAGAACCTCATTACGGTTCTCGTTAGCACGGAGCTAATGCTGAACGGTATTAACCTAGCTCTGGTTGCAGCTGACAAGGTTCTCGGAAGAGTTGATGGGCAAATTTTTGCCTTTTTTGTTCTGACGGTGGCTGCGGCGGAAGTTGCGGTAGGGCTTGGTTTAATAGTCGCCATATTCAGGCTCAAAGGTTATGAAGCTTCTCATGAGATTTCTCAGTTGAGGGATTGA
- a CDS encoding molybdopterin-guanine dinucleotide biosynthesis protein B, producing the protein MKVIAFVGKHNVGKTTLIERLIPKLKEKGYRVCYLKHDPKGHGVTDKEGSDTHRISKLVEKLALLSPNRVTYWEWGEFKPLEIVKRFFSDCDIVILEGFKWEEEIPKISVGKVDAKNVILTVDRETPLEDIIKVIESLEDMV; encoded by the coding sequence ATGAAAGTAATTGCTTTCGTAGGGAAGCACAACGTAGGGAAAACTACTCTCATAGAGAGGTTAATCCCGAAACTGAAGGAAAAAGGTTACAGGGTGTGTTATCTGAAGCACGACCCCAAAGGGCACGGAGTTACGGACAAGGAGGGGTCTGACACACACAGGATTTCAAAACTCGTTGAGAAACTGGCTCTCCTTTCTCCTAACAGAGTTACCTACTGGGAATGGGGAGAGTTCAAGCCTCTGGAAATAGTAAAGAGGTTTTTCTCGGACTGCGATATAGTCATCCTTGAAGGCTTTAAGTGGGAAGAGGAAATCCCTAAAATATCTGTGGGAAAAGTTGACGCCAAAAACGTTATACTCACCGTTGATAGAGAAACACCTTTAGAGGATATTATTAAAGTAATAGAAAGCTTGGAGGATATGGTATGA